The genomic segment CTCAGTTTGAGCTATCCATACATCAGCTTTCTTTATTTGAATTCTTTGATATAAAGTTTTAAATTTTATTTTTAGCTGTTCTTTTTTATTCCCATATAACGAATAAGCATAGTCTGAGGCGCCCAGAATATAAGGATTACTGCATCCCATAATGTGGGAAATCGAGAATCGTATATAAGCCGGACCTGCTGAAGTATAAACTAATTTTGGCCTTAGTGATTTAACTAAGGCTTTAATTTTCATTCGAGCTAAAAAGGATGATGCAGGAGAATGATAAGAAACATAAAAAGAATCTTGTACGATCAGTTCTTTCAATTGTTCATATACTTGCGGACTTAATATATAAAACCACTCCAGACCGTACCCTTTATTGTTTATAACTTCCTTTATAAAATTTACGCTATTTTGAACACCTCCACCCACCACATTTGTAGAGCAATTAAAAACAATTTTTGTTTTTTTCATTATTTGGTCAGCCTGATAAACTCTTTAAATTTTTTTAAATTTGCGTAGACGGAGTAGTTTTCTTCAAATATTGTTTTCAGCGATGAAGTAATTTGTACTTTTTGTTCTTTAGCAATATCAATTAAATTATCAACATTCGAATTTGTTGGATGATACTCTATACCCGTGTATTTTATTTCTTCACTTATATCACCAATTGCATTAGTGATTACAGGCACCCCATAAGATAGTGCTTCAACATATTTTGATGGAAATCCGGCTTTAGCATATCTCTTATCTTCGCGGAAAAAAACGCAATAATCAATTTTAGAATACCATGTAAATACTTCTTGCATTGGTATTCGCCCCAGAAAAACACATACCATATCAAGTTCGTTTTTATTAGCTCTGTAATCAGGATAAAGATTAAGAAACTGACTCTTATCAATTCCAGCTATATAAAATATTACTTCTGATTGAGCCTTTTTACTGTGTAGCAGCTCCCCAACAAAGCTATCGAGTCTGTCTTTCTTACCTGGAGATCCTGCATAAAAGAAAATTACTTTATCAGAGGAATTACTTCTGTTCGCCTTACCTTTGTAACTGTCACTCAATGGCGGAATTTTTATAATATTTTTTCTCTCGCTATTATAAAATTGCTCCAGATAAGTTGATATGGCTATTACATTTCTGAATAGTGGATATGCAATATGCATACGACACCAATTTTCTAAAGCTGCGGCTCCGTACTTACCGCCTATAAGATGTTCGCTTTCATACCATTCTGTTGAATCAAGAATTATTTTTTTATTAAATAGCTTTCCTAGAAGGAGGACAACTAAAGAAAAAAGGAACGGAGTATTATAAATAATTACATGAGTATATTTTTCTTTATTTAATATCATCCAAGCTACTACTTTCATTCCCATAAAAAGAAAATTTATGAGCTTTTCTATTTTTGAGCCTTTCTTCTTATCTAGAACAGAGAACGATATATGAGTAGTTTTGTTGTTGACTTTTTTTTCACTATCGGTCCCTTGTTCCCACCCACCTACATAGATACTTTCGCATTCATCAATAAGCTCTAACATATCAACTATTTTGTGAACTCTTTTCCCAGCAGCATCCATATCAGGGAATCTAAACATCCCTGTATAAAAAATTTTAAATCCGCCCATTTAATTAACCTCTCTACTTCTTTTAAAATTCATATACATGCTTAAACCTAAAATCTGTAATACAGGAAAGAAAAGTATAAAATATCGCAAGTTAATAGTCGGGTTAAATAGCCAGATGCCAAAAAAAGCATTTATCATTGCGAGTAAATATTTTTCTTTTTGCCCCATATAAAATTTATAATTAATTATTGAATTAATTATAAAAGGACTAAGAAAAAATAAAAACAGCACCTGAGGTATGTTTTTAAACCTGCCTACATCAATGCCATTATCCTCAATAAAGTTAAAGGAAATAATCGCATCATGAACATATTGAATAGCGCGAATCGGATTTAGTAGTAACGAGCCAATATAATAATTTCTATTTATATTATAAACCAAATAACTCATCCCATCTGATAATGTTGATTCATTAAAAAATTCCGTCTGGTATTTTGCTAACACTCCGTTAATCAGAGATAAGAAAACATACGCAATAAGAAATTTTAACAGATGTTTTTTATTCCCAATGATAAAAAAGAAATAAAGCAGAAGTAGTGCTGGTAGCTGAAAGCGAATCAAAGCAGATAAAAGCACTAATATAAAAAATGAGCCCCATTTTTTGCTTATAGAAAAACTAACAGCTAATAATACTATCAATATGGTAAATGAATCTTTATTAATTAATTGTGCGAAATAAATCAATGGAGTCATCAGAAAAAAACTTAGCGAAAACGAAGAGTCCAAGCCGAGTTTTTTTACAATTGATGAATACACTTTCAATGAATAAAACAGGACACACAAATTCACAATAAGCGAGAGTGATTCATAAGATATATTTATATTAAGTGCGTTTAAGAAGCTGTTTATGCAGTAATATAATAAGGAAATGCCGAAGTTGTTATTTAACCCTGAGAAGCTTATCCAGTCCCCCGTATCTTTAATGTCTTCAATGTAACTTAGATACACATAATGATCATGTATATTTACGGGATAAAGCCATCCCTTCACAGGTTCATATGTAAATCCGTTATCATATACAAAAAATAAAAAATAGAGTAAGCTGCCAAAACAAAATAATAGGAAAAGATAGTATCTAAATATTATAGAATACTTATAGCTACTTTGATAATGTGTCATGTTGCTACTTTATCCATAAATAGGTTGTGATAACGCTTATAAAACAAAAAACAACATATCCATGACAATATTTCATATTAAATTTCATGGGGTAAAGCTTTTCTGAAACTATCCATGTTGAATAAGTAAGCAATATATTTGATATGAATATAGCAAAAGCTACACCCATGAGCCCCCACGTAAGACCGGCAATAATCATCAGAACAAATAAAACGATTGTATTAATTACATAGATGTAAGATATATATTTGGTCTTTTCGCTTAATTTTATCCCTGCATCAACCATTTCTTTCACGACCAGGAGAGAAGTAGCAGCGATCATAATATAAGTTGGTTGCTGCGCCTCCGCGTATGATTGAGGTATAAAGAACCGAAAAATTATCCATGTAATAATGAATAATAAAACGGTTACAATAGGTAATATACATAAGACCAAATTAAATATTTTTCTTATATTTTCAAGAGCATTTTTATTTTTTTCATCATAGAGTAAAGGATACCATACCATACAGAATGCACTTACGCCCACAAGCATAAGTGTAGCTATTTTAGTTGATAGCGCAAATATACCGATGACTGCTTGCGTGAATATTATGTATAGAATAAAACGATTGCCATATTGTGCTATTACACTTGCAATTCTACCAGGCAATTGAGGAAGTGAAAATTGGAGTAATTTTCTCAAATCTACACGATTCATTTTTACTAATAATTCTTTTCGTAAAATTATCATTGCCGCAATCAAAGAAACTAAATACGAAATTAGCAATGCGAAAAAATAGCCTTTGATACCACTTTTTAAAATAATTATTTCTAAACAAGCCAAGCCTGCGAACGAAGTTGTTTGCAATATATTTATAAAAACCACAAGCTTAACAGGTCGTCCATATCTAATAACTAAGCCGTTAATTACATGTAAATTAGCAAGTAAAACGCACCCCCCTGAGAGACTCAATTCAATATATGCTGAATTACCTAATGATAGTAATGATGATGTCACAGGCATTAGTGCCAAATAAAAGGTACTAGTTAGCAGCGATAATGCAAGCACGCCCAAAAACGCAGTCTTAGGAATGGCTTTACTCTGATGAAAATATCTTTGCACGGCAGTATCTAACTGACACATGCCAAATACCATAAATATATTATACAATGATAGTATTAATTCTAGCCTGCCCATTTCTTGTGGAGCGAGGTAATGTGTAAAAAGGGGAGTTAACAGAAACGGCAATAATCTAGAAATGCCTGAGACAAAAAGAAAAACAACCATTTCTCGTATGAACTTAGTGATCATTTTTGAATTTTCTAAATATGATTTTTAATGTAAATGAACAAGCACGCTACCGCCCCTGGCTCAACAGCTACCAGTCAACTGAAGACACTAATATGAAGGTATAAGCGTCTGTCTGATAATCAAATTATCGTAGTAATGAATGACAGATCGCGACTAACAAAAAAAACGAAACGGCAGTGAGTCTGTCGAGTATAAATGCTTATCAACCCGAATGCTCAACTGCCGTTTTATCAAAGGCTATCCTGCCTGTATAGCGTTCCGCGCAGAACGACTGGATTACGCCAGCAGTTTCTTGATGCTCTCGCGGAACTTCTGCCCTTCTTTCAGGTTACGCAGGCCATAGTTTACAAACGCCTTCATGTAACCCATTTTCTTACCGCAATCATAGCTGTCGCCGGTCATCAGCATCGCTTCAACAGGCTGGTCCTCGTTGAGACGCGCAATGGCATCGGTCAACTGAATACGGCCCCAGGCCCCAGGCTCTGTCTTCGCAAGCTCATCCCATACATCGGCAGAAAGCACATAGCGGCCAACCGCCATCAGATCAGAGTTGAGTGTCTGCGGCTGGTCTGGCTTCTCAATAAAATCAACGATACGGCTGATTTTACCTTCGGTATCCAGTGCATCTTGCGTAGTGATGACAGAATATTCAGAAAGATCGCCTGCCATACGTTTTGCGAGTACCTGACTGCGACCATTTTCCTGGAAGCGCGCAATCATTGCGGCCAGGTTATAACGCAGCGGGTCGGCAGACGCGGCATCAATAATCACGTCAGGCAGTACAACCACAAACGGGTTATCGCCAATGATTGGGCGTGCGCACAGAATTGAGTGGCCAAGACCCAGCGGCTGCGCCTGACGCACGTTCATGATAGTCACGCCCGGCGGGCAGATAGACTGCACTTCTGCAAGAAGCTGACGCTTCACACGCTGTTCAAGCAGCGCTTCGAGCTCGTAGGAGGTGTCGAAGTGGTTCTCAACCGCGTTTTTGGAGGAGTGAGTGACCAGTACAATTTCCTTGATTCCCGCCGCTACGATTTCGTCGACGATATACTGAATCATCGGCTTATCGACAATCGGTAGCATCTCCTTCGGAATAGCCTTAGTGGCTGGCAGCATATGCATGCCGAGCCCGGCTACCGGGATGACTGCTTTTAAATTAATCATTTTCTCTCCCACCTCAAAAGGTTGATGAATTATAGTCGTTTACCGGTCATTAGCCAGTATGAATTTATCAATGGCACCAGAGCCATAGCCCCGCGACTCTCAGGGAAAGTGGTTATACCTTCTATGAATTCATACCGTTAATCGCCAGGATAATTCGTAAAATCTGGGCACTCATTTTGTGATCCGGCTTGGCAGCGCAAAATTCAGCTTTTCCGCATTCACGTGCTGATGGTCCACCCGGTCAATGTCGACTGAACTCTGCCCTTTCTCATTCACTGCCTGGATATTCGCGAGGGACAGCAGCGTGTCGTCTTTGGCCATGAAACGCCCGCGTACATCTTTTCGCAAGTCGAAACGCATCTTCAGCGCCGGGCCGACGGTCGCTTCCTGCATCACCTTCACGTTGCGAATGAACAAGTGCTGCGGCTTGTTATGGAGCTCAAGCGTAGCGCGCTTCATATCGACATTAGTGATAGCCACAAACGACGTCGCGTTACCGGAGGAGATCTGTATCCCGCGCAGCTTATACGCCAGGTTGCGGTTATCCATATGGATCTCGTTAAGCTTGAAGTTTTGCGGAATCGACAGGTAATTACCTTTAATCACGCCGTAGCCAATCAGCATACCCGCGCTGTTAACCATATTCACGTTATCAATCAGGAAATTATCGCAGCCGTAAATGGCTACCGTCGCGTTATCGATCCCTGCCGTTTTACTGAAGTCCGGCGTGATATTGGTGGCTTTCACATTACGGATGACAAAATGTTTACCGTTTTCCACATGCACCAGCTGGCGGCAGTTACTGCCGGTGATATTCGCCACGACGAAGTTTTTGACGGCCTGGCTTTCCGGGTAGGCATTATCGTAAGTGCTGCCCGCAAGACCGATGCCAATGCCCCAGTTAATTTTGCCGTTCGTGCAGTTGATCTGGTCGAGCACGTGATCGGAGATGAGAAGTTCGGAATCGTTAATCGCGACGTTCCATTCGATAGCGTCACCCTGAAGACGCTCAAAGCGTCCGTTGGTGATACGCACATCGCGCAGTTCGTTATGGAACCCCTGGCGCAAAATGCCGTAGTTAGCGTCGTGGATGTAGATATCGTCGATCACCAGCCCCTGCATCTTTTGCGGCTTTTTGCCACCGATGTAAATCTGCATCACAGGGCCGAAGCCACTCATTTCGACGCCTTTAATCGCGACCTGCGAGCCGCGCACATCGAGAATAATGTTATGCAGGCGGCCCTTCTTCTCGCCCACAATCTGACAGCCGTCCTGAAGAATGAAACGTCCTTTGCCGTTGCCTTTCATCGTGCCCAGCACGCGCAGCGTTTTCCCGGCAGGCATAAACACAGGGCTATTGATGTTGTCGCAGGTGAGACTGGCGGGCACTTCAACAGTCCCGGCTTCGTCAAAAGCGAGTTTGAACGCCTGCGGCCAGTTATCCTGGTAATAGTCAGCAACGTTAACCGTTTTGCCGCCCGTTACGGCCTGGGCGGCGCGACTGTGCAATAACGGCAGCAGCGCCGCAGCGGCGCTGGCCTGCACGAAAGTCCGGCGGGTCAGGCGCCCGGACGACATCATTTTACGCATAAAACCTCGGGTTACAGGGTTTGCAGCAGGCCCGCGAGTTCGCGGTAAATGCGCTGCTGGTTAAACTCGGTTTCCACTTTTTCACGGGCGCGGCTTAGCATCGGGCGCAGCGTCTGCTCATCAATGTCCGCAAACGCCTGAAGCTTATCGGCAAGCGCATGGGCGTCGTTTTCCGGCACCAGCCAGCCCGATTGTTCGGCATCGATAAGCTCCGGAATACCGCTGTGGATGGTCGATACAACGGGAATGCCCACCGCCATCGCCTCCATCAGCGCCACCGGAATACCTTCCATATCGCCGTCGACACCCGTGACCGAAGGCAGCAGGAAAAGGTCTGCGTCATCGAGCATCGCTTTCACCTCATGGCTCGGCTTAAAGCCCGGCATAAACACACAATCTTCAAGACCGTATTGCTCAATCAGCGTATGCAGACGGCGCTCCCAGGGGCCGGTTCCCAGGATGTTGTAACGAAAATCCACGCCGCGACCTTTCAACAGGCGACACGCTTCGATCGCCACATGCAGCCCTTTTTTCTCGGTCAGACGCGCCACCGAGATAATTTCAAGCGGCGTGCCCGGCTGCTTGAGCGGACGCAGAGAGAATTTCTCCATATCCACGCCCATCCGCGAGACGGCAATTTTCTCCTGCGGGCAGCCCATCGCCTTCAGACGTTCAGCCCACAGTTCGCTAATCGGCAGCATTAAATCGCCGCGACGAAACAGCTGCTGATATTCCGGCGTGTAGCGTGTCAGCACCTCGCGGTGCGACACATCAATGCCATGAAACACGGTGGCGATTTTGCCATCCAGCACGCCCAGCTCGCGCAGTTTCGCGGCGGTGACGCCCGCCGGGCCAAAGTGCGCGATAAACACATCCGCCTTCAGCGTACCTGGCACGCGTCCACATATTGCAGAGAGAATAAGGTTACGTGCTTCGTCGCCGTAGCGGCCCATATTCAGCGCACGCCAGGTACGGGCATTGAACAATCCGCGCGCGGTGTGACGTGCGCGATATTTGAGCTTAGCGGCCTTGCCTTCCGGCTCTTCCAGCAGGAAACGGGTTTTCTGCGCCAGGTTGTATTCGGTGTAAGCGGCATGGGTATTTTTCAGATCGCCCTTCTGCAACGAGACGATCTCCACCTCATACCCCATATTGATAAAGCCGACTATCTGGTTCAGGACGAACGTTTCCGAGGCGACCGGGAATTTCAGCAGAAAGAAGCTGACTTTCATCGAACCCCTCCCGCGCGCATCAGCACGGATTTCACCATCTGATGGCCCTTCTCGCGTTCGGCGGCCACGGCGGTTGCCAGACGTTCGTTAATCTCCGACAACTGACCTAAGGTATCGCCCACCATCGCCTGTAGCGATCCGTCCAGCAAGTGGCGAATTTCAATAGCCATCTCCGGCATACCAAGCTGCTGCATAATGCCCGCAGATTTGTGCTCGTAGTTAATGGCAATGGCTGGCGTGCCAAAGTTCATTGAGATAATCGCCGAGTGCAGACGAGTCCCGACAGTCAGCTCACAGGCGCCAAGAATTTTGCCCATCTCAAGATCGTTTAGCTCATCCATCACCACATGGAAGCGCGACGGATCCTTCACAAGCTTGCTGAGATTCAGCGCTACCATACGGTCATCTTTGTTGTAACTGTCGATGCCGGTACAGGTGGAAAGCGCCAGCACCTGATAGCCTTCATCAATGATGCGATTGACCACATTGGCGAACGCCTGTTCATAGGCCTGCTGAGTGGTGCCAAGACGTTTGTCGAACGGCGCGAGTTCGCGCAGCGTGATCGCCACCGTTTTGTCGCGGGCCGCGACGTCCAGCCAGTGCTGCACCGCGTAGCTCGCTACAAAATCCTCGTTGTGATGCTCGACAAGCCAGGCGGTATCAACGCCCAGTTCCACTTTCGAGGTGTCAATCTGGCCTTTTTTCATCAGATCCAGACTTACGGTTTCACGCAGGATAAGCGCGTCGCAGTGGCCGAAGACGTAGTTTGCAAGCTGATTAAACTGCGGCTCCTGGAACGGCCCGACACTGTGGCCGACCATAAAGAGCGGCTTTTTCGCCATAAACGTGCAGAGCGCATGTTCAAATTGTGGGGTGCCGTAAAGATCGACAAAAAACGAACCGCCGACCTGGATAATGGCATCGTAACCGCTAAGCAGGCCGACGAAATCGGTGAAACCCTGCGGCAGGGAGATATTGCGAAGCTTCCCGTTGCCGGTCACCTTGGCGAGCAATACCTGATGCTGGTAGCGACGACGCAGCACTTTTTTCACACGTCCCATGACGCCTGCGGCGTTATTAAACTGTTTCATCTGTTTGTAGAGCGGGTCAGGCATGACCTCTCTGTCCAGCAGCCAGGCGGAGCTCACCGGATAGCGGCTCATCACGTCCACTTCCGCAGACGGGTCCTGAAGCGCTATCGCATCAATCAATCCGCGCAGGATAGCGCTGTCGCCACGGTTTCCGCAGGTGTGGTTGCCAAGAATGAGTAACTTCATGTTGACCTCTGAAATATACGCTCGCCCTTTCCGCTAAGGCAGCGGCGGGCTCGCGCATCAATAATTTTTAACGGGATCAGCCTGCACGGAGCAGCATTTTCATTTTATCGTTGCGGCAAAACTGGCGTTTCAGTTCCACCACCAGCGCATTGCGCGACAGCACAATCGTTACCGCGAAGGCCAGCACGCCCGCGGCAATTTGCACCGCCAGCAGCGAGGCGAGCGTCAGATGCCCTTTCAGCGCTACGCCCAGAGCAAAGCTCACCACCAGGGTAGGCAACGAGAGCCAGAATGGCAGCAGAATGCTCTGGATATACTCGCGGTAGCTTGAGCCGAGCACCGGCTTAATCATGATGAAATAGCTCAGAATAGTGTTGATTATCTGCACCAGCAGGAAGCCGAGCGTCACGCCGAGCGCGCCGCCGAGATGCCCGCCTGCGATAATCGCCGGAATAAACAGAAAGGTTTTAAACACGTTGAATTTAAAGCTGATGTCCACGCGCGCTTTCGCCATCAGCAGCGAACCTATTGGGTTACCGATAGAGCGCAGCAGCCCAACTACGCACAGCAATTGCAGGATTGGGATAATGCTCACCCACTTCTCGCCAAAGACCAGCGGCACGAAGTTATTCGACACCACCATCAGCCCCAGCAGCGCCGGGAAGTTAATGATTCCGACCACCGACAGGAGCTTGTAGAAGTTCACGCGCAGCTTATCGATATCATCCTGGATTTTGGCGAATGCCGGGAACAGCACGCGGGTGATAATCGGGTTAAGTTTCATCGGCGGAACGACCGCCACGTTGTAGGCGAGGTTATAACCGCCCGCGACCGCCGCGCCGAGGATACGCGCCAGTACCAGCGTCGACAGGTTGGTATTGACGTAATTCACCAGGCTATCGGCGGTCAGCCACGCACCAAACTTCAGGTTAGACGAGACGGACGCGAGCGAGAAATGCAGACCCGGACGGTAAATCTTACGCCCGAAGAAACCAAACAGCGCGGTACGCACCGCCGTATTCACCAGGTAACCGAGGATAGCGGTCATCGCGACCGGCCAGTACTGGGCGGAAATCACCGTAAAGGTGAAGCCCGCCAGCACCGAGAAGGTTTCGATGGCGCCAATCTTGTTAAACTCCAGCTCTTTTTGCATCAGCGCGCGAAACTGCTGACCATGTGGGATCACCACGAAGGCGAACGCCAGCGTTTTAATCAGCGGCACCAGATCCGGGTTATGCAGCACGCCTGCAATAAGATCACTGAGTAAAAACACCGCCACGCAAACCGCAATCCCAAGGCCGACGTTCAGCCAGTAGAGCGTGGTGAGTTCGAGGTTGCTGATGGTTTTGCGCTGGATAATCGAGTTCGCAATCCCGAAATCGGAAAGCGTATCGGCCAGCGCGATGATCACCAGGCTTATGGTCAACAGGCCAAACTGATGACCATCCATCAGCCGCGCCAGGATGGTCATCTGCACCAGCCCAAGGCTGATGATGATGACCGTCGAAATCGCGGACCACTTGGCGCCGCTAATGGTTTTGTCGCGAAGGCTCATGACCCACTACCCTTAATATGCCGCTTTGTTAACAAAGCCTTTGAACACGGTCAGGAAAACTATCTTGATATCGAGCCAGACACTCCATTCACGGATGTACTCCAGATCGAACTCAATACGTTTTTCCATTTTTTCCAGGGTATCGGTCTCGCCGCGCCAGCCGTTGATTTGCGCCCAGCCGGTGATGCCCGGTTTTACTTTATGGCGCAGCATGTAGCCCTGAATCAGCGCGCGATACTGCTCGTTGTGCGCAACCGCATGCGGACGCGGGCCGACAATCGACATCTCGCCGGTCAGTACGTTAATAAACTGCGGCAGTTCATCAAGCGAGGTACGGCGCAGGAAGTTCCCCACTTTGGTGACGCGCGGATCGTTCTGCGTCGCCTGCGTTACCACTTTGTCGTTTTCCATCACGCGCATGGAGCGGAATTTCCACACCATAATCGGCTTGCCGTCCATCCCATAGCGGGTCTGGCGGAAGATGATCGGGCCTGGCGAGCTGAGCTTCACCGCGACGGCGATACAGCAGAGCACCGGCGAAATCAGCAGCAAAATCATCGAAGCCAGAATGATATCTTCCACACGCTTAAGGATGCGGTTGATACCGGAAAGCGGGGTATCGTAAAGCGGTACCACCGGCACGCCGTTTACGTCATCCAGGCGTGAATGCAGGATGTTGAACGTAAACACATCCGGGATCAGCATCACGGAGCAGGTGGTATCGGAAAGCTGGCGTACCAGTTTCTTCATCTGCGCCCCTTCGCTCATAGACATCGCGATATAGACGTTGTGGATTTTGCCCGCGCGGGCATCTTCCACCAGCTGCTCAAGGTTGCCGGCCCAGCCTGTCGGCACGCCGCCGGGTTCAGGATCGTGATATACACCGACTACTTCAAAACCGAGCCACGGCTCATTGCGAAAACTCTCGGCGAGCTGCTGGCCAACCGGCTGTGCGCCCGCAATCGCCACGCGACGGGTATTGTAGCCACGGTTACGCAGCCAGCCCGCGGCGAAGCGGATAAACGAACGGCAGACAACCATGCCCACCCCGGTCAGCAGATACCAGGCAAAGAAGACGCGCACCGGGCTGTCAAAGTCCGGGTTAAACGCCATCAGACCTGCGCTAAAGACCAGGCTCATGGTCCAGTTCTGCAATAACAGCAGCAGTTCGGTTGAGATTTTGACGCCGCGCCAGGAGCGGTAAAAATCGGTAATGCCGCCAATCATCTGGAACACAACGAGAGTGGTCAGGGCCATCAGCAGATGCATGTAGAAAAACGGCAGCTCATTGATCCTGCACACCACCCACAGTCCGACAAACATAATGGTTATGTCGGAGAATCGTTGCACCAGAGAGATTAACGATGCATTCGTTTTGGCTCGTTCGCGCTTTTTTAGATTTGTCATCGTCGTACCTTCAGGCGCCGTAAGGCGCAGTTAAGCGACTGCCCGGCATCGACTTGCGCCGACGCCGGGCGGCCGCGCCGTTTTACTGATTCAACAGAGCCAGAATTTCTTTGGTTTTCGCCTGCATCAGCTCGGTATCGCCGCGTGATTCCACGTTCAGGCGCACTACCGGTTCGGTGTTGGACGAACGCAGGTTAAAGCGCCACTCGCCACACTCCATGCTGATGCCATCGGTGTGGTCAATCGCGCTCGCCTGCGGCGCGAAATGCGCTTCCACACGCTTAATCGCGACAGCCGGATCTGCCAGCTTGCTGT from the Cronobacter condimenti 1330 genome contains:
- a CDS encoding glycosyltransferase produces the protein MGGFKIFYTGMFRFPDMDAAGKRVHKIVDMLELIDECESIYVGGWEQGTDSEKKVNNKTTHISFSVLDKKKGSKIEKLINFLFMGMKVVAWMILNKEKYTHVIIYNTPFLFSLVVLLLGKLFNKKIILDSTEWYESEHLIGGKYGAAALENWCRMHIAYPLFRNVIAISTYLEQFYNSERKNIIKIPPLSDSYKGKANRSNSSDKVIFFYAGSPGKKDRLDSFVGELLHSKKAQSEVIFYIAGIDKSQFLNLYPDYRANKNELDMVCVFLGRIPMQEVFTWYSKIDYCVFFREDKRYAKAGFPSKYVEALSYGVPVITNAIGDISEEIKYTGIEYHPTNSNVDNLIDIAKEQKVQITSSLKTIFEENYSVYANLKKFKEFIRLTK
- a CDS encoding lipopolysaccharide biosynthesis protein; the protein is MITKFIREMVVFLFVSGISRLLPFLLTPLFTHYLAPQEMGRLELILSLYNIFMVFGMCQLDTAVQRYFHQSKAIPKTAFLGVLALSLLTSTFYLALMPVTSSLLSLGNSAYIELSLSGGCVLLANLHVINGLVIRYGRPVKLVVFINILQTTSFAGLACLEIIILKSGIKGYFFALLISYLVSLIAAMIILRKELLVKMNRVDLRKLLQFSLPQLPGRIASVIAQYGNRFILYIIFTQAVIGIFALSTKIATLMLVGVSAFCMVWYPLLYDEKNKNALENIRKIFNLVLCILPIVTVLLFIITWIIFRFFIPQSYAEAQQPTYIMIAATSLLVVKEMVDAGIKLSEKTKYISYIYVINTIVLFVLMIIAGLTWGLMGVAFAIFISNILLTYSTWIVSEKLYPMKFNMKYCHGYVVFCFISVITTYLWIK
- the galF gene encoding UTP--glucose-1-phosphate uridylyltransferase GalF yields the protein MINLKAVIPVAGLGMHMLPATKAIPKEMLPIVDKPMIQYIVDEIVAAGIKEIVLVTHSSKNAVENHFDTSYELEALLEQRVKRQLLAEVQSICPPGVTIMNVRQAQPLGLGHSILCARPIIGDNPFVVVLPDVIIDAASADPLRYNLAAMIARFQENGRSQVLAKRMAGDLSEYSVITTQDALDTEGKISRIVDFIEKPDQPQTLNSDLMAVGRYVLSADVWDELAKTEPGAWGRIQLTDAIARLNEDQPVEAMLMTGDSYDCGKKMGYMKAFVNYGLRNLKEGQKFRESIKKLLA
- the wcaM gene encoding colanic acid biosynthesis protein WcaM, producing the protein MRKMMSSGRLTRRTFVQASAAAALLPLLHSRAAQAVTGGKTVNVADYYQDNWPQAFKLAFDEAGTVEVPASLTCDNINSPVFMPAGKTLRVLGTMKGNGKGRFILQDGCQIVGEKKGRLHNIILDVRGSQVAIKGVEMSGFGPVMQIYIGGKKPQKMQGLVIDDIYIHDANYGILRQGFHNELRDVRITNGRFERLQGDAIEWNVAINDSELLISDHVLDQINCTNGKINWGIGIGLAGSTYDNAYPESQAVKNFVVANITGSNCRQLVHVENGKHFVIRNVKATNITPDFSKTAGIDNATVAIYGCDNFLIDNVNMVNSAGMLIGYGVIKGNYLSIPQNFKLNEIHMDNRNLAYKLRGIQISSGNATSFVAITNVDMKRATLELHNKPQHLFIRNVKVMQEATVGPALKMRFDLRKDVRGRFMAKDDTLLSLANIQAVNEKGQSSVDIDRVDHQHVNAEKLNFALPSRITK
- the wcaL gene encoding colanic acid biosynthesis glycosyltransferase WcaL; translation: MKVSFFLLKFPVASETFVLNQIVGFINMGYEVEIVSLQKGDLKNTHAAYTEYNLAQKTRFLLEEPEGKAAKLKYRARHTARGLFNARTWRALNMGRYGDEARNLILSAICGRVPGTLKADVFIAHFGPAGVTAAKLRELGVLDGKIATVFHGIDVSHREVLTRYTPEYQQLFRRGDLMLPISELWAERLKAMGCPQEKIAVSRMGVDMEKFSLRPLKQPGTPLEIISVARLTEKKGLHVAIEACRLLKGRGVDFRYNILGTGPWERRLHTLIEQYGLEDCVFMPGFKPSHEVKAMLDDADLFLLPSVTGVDGDMEGIPVALMEAMAVGIPVVSTIHSGIPELIDAEQSGWLVPENDAHALADKLQAFADIDEQTLRPMLSRAREKVETEFNQQRIYRELAGLLQTL
- the wcaK gene encoding colanic acid biosynthesis pyruvyl transferase WcaK; this encodes MKLLILGNHTCGNRGDSAILRGLIDAIALQDPSAEVDVMSRYPVSSAWLLDREVMPDPLYKQMKQFNNAAGVMGRVKKVLRRRYQHQVLLAKVTGNGKLRNISLPQGFTDFVGLLSGYDAIIQVGGSFFVDLYGTPQFEHALCTFMAKKPLFMVGHSVGPFQEPQFNQLANYVFGHCDALILRETVSLDLMKKGQIDTSKVELGVDTAWLVEHHNEDFVASYAVQHWLDVAARDKTVAITLRELAPFDKRLGTTQQAYEQAFANVVNRIIDEGYQVLALSTCTGIDSYNKDDRMVALNLSKLVKDPSRFHVVMDELNDLEMGKILGACELTVGTRLHSAIISMNFGTPAIAINYEHKSAGIMQQLGMPEMAIEIRHLLDGSLQAMVGDTLGQLSEINERLATAVAAEREKGHQMVKSVLMRAGGVR
- a CDS encoding MOP flippase family protein, giving the protein MSLRDKTISGAKWSAISTVIIISLGLVQMTILARLMDGHQFGLLTISLVIIALADTLSDFGIANSIIQRKTISNLELTTLYWLNVGLGIAVCVAVFLLSDLIAGVLHNPDLVPLIKTLAFAFVVIPHGQQFRALMQKELEFNKIGAIETFSVLAGFTFTVISAQYWPVAMTAILGYLVNTAVRTALFGFFGRKIYRPGLHFSLASVSSNLKFGAWLTADSLVNYVNTNLSTLVLARILGAAVAGGYNLAYNVAVVPPMKLNPIITRVLFPAFAKIQDDIDKLRVNFYKLLSVVGIINFPALLGLMVVSNNFVPLVFGEKWVSIIPILQLLCVVGLLRSIGNPIGSLLMAKARVDISFKFNVFKTFLFIPAIIAGGHLGGALGVTLGFLLVQIINTILSYFIMIKPVLGSSYREYIQSILLPFWLSLPTLVVSFALGVALKGHLTLASLLAVQIAAGVLAFAVTIVLSRNALVVELKRQFCRNDKMKMLLRAG